GTCATTGGGGTGGAATTATTTTATAGCGGTGTTATTGTTAGCAGCAGCGATTGGTTTGGTGAGTATTAGCAAAATAAAACTACAAGAATATCAATAATGGTTAATCAAGGATTGAAAGTTAAAGATCAAGCAGGGGGACGGGAAGTTGAACGAGAAGGGGTGATTAAGTATCAGTTGTCCTTTGTTCATCAGCCTATACCTTCTCGGATTTCTGTCGCCTCGCTCGATAAATGGCGCCATGTGCTCTTTAATTTAGCGCTAATTGGTCAAGACTCAAAACGTTATGAGGGGTTGGGGTTTGGCAATATCTCACATCGAATATCAGATGTGACGGTTAACTCTTTTGTTGAGCACGATGGTGTGCTTGTTTCTGGTGCTGCTGAAAACTCATTCTTGATATCGGGCAGTCAAACTGGCCACCTGCCTTTTTTGAAACATGAGCATTGCTCTGTAGTAACGCACTGCGA
This genomic window from Alkalimarinus sediminis contains:
- a CDS encoding class II aldolase/adducin family protein — translated: MVNQGLKVKDQAGGREVEREGVIKYQLSFVHQPIPSRISVASLDKWRHVLFNLALIGQDSKRYEGLGFGNISHRISDVTVNSFVEHDGVLVSGAAENSFLISGSQTGHLPFLKHEHCSVVTHCDPALNQLVGYGETKPSSESLTHGALYNHMPEIAAVVHVHSPTIWNLVDELGLPATKSNIPYGTPDMADAVTNVATQILANGVEPVFVMKGHVDGVVAFGPDLASAVTALFRVYHRAVMKTVR